ATTATAAGGTAAAGATCCATCTTTTCCTGTTAGATAAGATATTTGAACCGGAACTTGTAAAGGCTCGTTTACGGGAACAGAAGCTGGTTGTGGTTGATTTCTATCAACTGGGCTAGACTCTGGAATAGGTTTAGCAGTAGTGGTATAAACAGGTGCCCTCGCACTATATTTTGGATCGTCTAAAGCATTAAAATTAACTGCAAAAGAATTCTCATCAAAATTTGATCCTGAAGACGAACTTTGATCAACTTCGGATGCTTCATTTTGTATGTCATTGTTTGTTATCAATGGCGATGCGGAATTTTTAGACGCTAAAAGATCAACTAGGTTTTTCATTGTAGATATATCCAAAGTATTACCGTCAGAAGGTGTTAGTCCCATTAATGTTGAAACTAATTGCGCCATTAGAACTCGTTTTACACCTTCCTCGACATTTGCACGATCCTGTTCAGCATCTTGTGCAAGTGTGGTAGCAACCAACAATAACGCACAGACCTACAATAATTTATTGGgcatcaattttaaataaattataaaaaggttGAAAGATTGATCGACTTGTAGTCTGTAAATGATATTAGattagaaatttgaataaaaggaTTATAGTAGTTTTTAAAGTGGGACAAACTGATTCAGTAAATCAAATGAAGTGTCTAACAGCAATGTATACAACACAAGAGAAAATTACTTGGGCTACACTGTAGAAATATAACTATAAGAATGAAGTGTTCATAATATGGAAGTTTCGAAGCTATGTAACAAATATCTCGAAGAATCATCttctaaaataacttttaacGAAAAACTATAATATGTATCATTATTTCATTCTTATTGGAATTATAAATTACGTTGTGTTTTGTTCGAACTTGGAACTGGAGTTTTAGAAAACAAATGATACTTTCAATTTGTGGAGATGCTAGATTAAGTGAaagtattaataatatttcctGCAATAGTTGagaatataacttttaattttgaataatactcACCAAGATCTTCATGATGTTTTGTAAGGAAGATATGTTGTGACAATGATACTTGATCCTAATATCATCGTTCTTTTATATGAAAGATGTGTACCAATAATATccatgtataaaaaatatttttgactatgaatttttcattaaaaatttttttgatgcCACCATATGGCGACAGAATGTTTTTCTatggaaattttaatattaatatttatagcAAAGGACTAGTGACAGctgttaacatttttttattgaaattatccataatttaatattgtgtaaataacaataaataggAGTATAATTAAATTACTGTTATATTGAAAAGTATAATATTCATAGATCTATTTGAATCGTCAATCGTCAAGAGAAATTGATATAAAAGCACCTAAGCAATCAGAACTAACTAATATTGCAATTTTTACAGAGGCTGTCTCATAAGTAACGCCTTCTTATGTCTCACTTCTTGTATTGTTTAGATATTATTAAACCAAAGTTGAAAGCAGCCCCGTGGCAGtaatgaaaatatgtgaaattgaaggggaagacacagttaatgagcGAATGGTACATTGTTATTTCAATCGATTTAATAGTGGATCTTTCGCGGTCAGTTGTTTATCTGTGTGGGATATTAAGGTCACAAGGGAAGCATTGAAAAACCTTCCTATTAACACCAATCGTCGATTATGGAGTTATCTTGGATCTTGTAAAcatatcatttattattgttacaaCAGTGGTTCAAATTTAAACGGGCAAAAAATTTGATGTCCTGAAAGTGGCTGCACTGGATGTTACTCTGGTCTGTTACCAAGCTTAGAGAATAGTCGGGACTGCGTATCATcgctttttagtgtacttatagCCATGAGCGAGGTGGATGTGCTAGTGTCTTTTGCGCAACGcatcattattcgttttttcgtcaaagataatgtaaaatccgcagaaatttatcgaaaattactCGTAAAATATGGGGAAAACGCCGGAAAGTGGTGGTATACTTGTCACAAGCACGGTGACTCAGGAAAAGTGTTACTGATGAGAACGTGAGCGCTGTAGAAGACTGGCGCAATACTGTATGCGATATGGCTGGAGATATGGACAAAATTTCACCCAGATGAGTGCCAAATTTACACGAGTCTCCTGCAGTGGTATGAAGAGGAAGGAGAAAATTGATTGCACCGAACATTCACCACAGACGAGATTTGGGTACACCAGTATATTTTGAAGATTAAAAGCGCGTCTATGGATTGGAAGCACATAGACAAAGGCGCGCCAGCTTAAGCAAAGGTGTTGTGTACCATGTTTTGGGACATGATGTTTGGGACATTTTAGTTGGATGTTTTCACTGAACAATGAACTGTGAAAGCGCAGTATTGTAGTAACCTCCTGAAAAAACACGGTGAAATCTGtctacagaaaaaaatgacGCGATACTCCAATTCGCAGTGCGATATTGCTACATGAAATTGCCAGACCGCATATAGTTTGGATCACGATGGATAGGTTGGACGCATTGGGTTTGGAAACATTTAAGAATCTTCTTATAGTCACAAATTATTCATTTGGTCCATTTAAACTGGCACTTGGAGGATTGAAATTCGAAAGCAATGCGGAGGTAGAATCACTCGTGCGCGAATGGTCACGTGACAAGCCGAGAGATTTTAGGAATCGGATAGATAAAAAGTGTGTTGAATGTGACGGagattatctagaaaaactgtaaaaactTCCAGCTCTGTAACTTAATATGAACTTGTTTATAACAAAGTTCTGGTTTATACTCAAACCACCCTCGTATGTTTTTAATACCATTACAACCTATCCCTTGCGAATGATTATCGAGAAAAAAACCCCAGTGAGGGCTAtaaatatgtattgaaaaataaacaaatttacttACCAATTATCATTTAGTAGTTAATTGATATGAATTTACTACAAAAGTACAATGTAGAGATTCAAGTCTTAAAAATAACAACGATATATAGTCCTAGACATTTTGTACGAGACAGGAGGCTTAGTACAATactcaagaaataatttttgaatattcagtacagtgttaaaataaatattatcacaCTATTATTTGAAcatgaatttatatcaatatgaAATACTGACGTAGATCGTGGACCCGGTTCCGTTCTATTATGTAATAAAATCTAAAGTTTGGTGGTTGCAGAAATTCTCGGAAGGACCATTTACATACGGTGGTAATTTCTTGATattgttttctataatttatttacagtatgttataatcgtttttattgaatcaatttcCAGGAAGGCCTTCacgtttgtttttattcttgtaccaaattatcgagaaatccattttgtataaataggtGTTTGTTTATCAGCGAGTCAGTCAGTGAATGTCAAAGAGAACggatcaaaatattgaaaagaaagcggttgaataaattatataagttagtgaatagttaaatCTTAGTGAATAGCGAGTAGTTTAGTGTTTAGTGCAAAGTTTAGTGTATCTGGTGTAAGTGTGTAAATAAGTTGAGTAAGTAAGAAACGCCGAGTATGAATTTTGTCAAGAAACTAtctaaatgaataaaattggaGTCAAATGTGGGGTATTACAAATAAATAGTGACGTAAACATGGTTAAGAGACTAGGTGACCTGGAAGTGACAGAACTAAAACCAGAATTGGAAAATTGTGAGCCTGAAACTTCTGGTAAGAAAAGCGAATTATTAGAAAGACTCACTAGTAAGTGACGGCTTTTATCCAAAAAACGAGTCTTTGATCTCGTCAATTTCTGAAATGAAGAAcgatatttctaataaaatggATGAGAATATAACGACCATGAAGGACAATATTTCTCCCAATATGGATTAGAAAGTATTTTATCATTCAAAACTGGAATTGCCGCTGTAAGAAAATGGTCTTTCCGAGAATTGCTGGATCCGCCAAATTAAGATTTTAATAGCATAATATAACAGGACTGGCTTCACGATCTATTACAGTAGACGAGCTCGTAACAATATATTGTACTACTCAATATCGGGCAATATAGGTCGCAATGTTCATGTCTAGGTTTTGGTGCAAACATAGTATTTCAATAAGTAAGCAGTGTgacaatattttaaaacattatcGATCACAAATTCACGATAGTAGTATGATGTAAAAGCAGTCCGTGTGTCAACCCTTAAACTTTTAACATAGAATCCAGCTTCTCCCACATTGAGCAAATAACTTGAGTCGTAAGTTTGGTACTCTGTTTTCAGACTTGCCCGGATTAGTGCTTTTCTTGATAGTCCTAGCTTTTTTCATCACTTGTTAGgccttttcaaattttatttctctgATACCCTTTATAGCTTCTTTtacatttcttaatttttcttctttaccAAAAAGTCGAAatcaatatttatctttttcttaGCAAAGCTGGGCGATGGAAAAATAATCGTAGAAACATCAGTGAAGGGAAATTTTTCAAGTGTTGTCTTACAATCTGAATCTGCAGCGACTGGATGACCAGACGAACCAAATGATGGCTCTGCAGAACCGTTTGAAGAGCTTTCTGTTGTAGCTGACTGCCATGGAACCGTCACCAGCTTCTCAGGACGAGGATGTTCTATGTCCATAATAGTACTGCCAAGTCTCAGTGATTGCTCTAAACTACAATCTGTATGATTCTACAGGGGATTATGAAGGACTTGAATCGGTGTAAAAGCTTGGGGGTCAAATACTATGACACTTGTTAAGAAGCAAAACGTAATCATATTCAGTAATTTTTGAGATCTTTTCAAGTACTGCATCTTCTTTTGTAGTTATCTATCCAGTTACCATTGGGAAACCTGAATTTTTAGCTAAAACGCAAAGTAGAAAAATGAACTGGATGATAATAGTCGTACTATTCCCATTTTTTGGTCTTAGTTTAATTTTAACATCTTTGCGCATCGTTGTTGCTTGCTTTTCCTATAAGCCAGCTTAATGTCTTTTTTCATCAAACTCAAGTAGATAACTACAAACACTTTTTGCCTTAGTTGATTCTGTGAGTTTACTTGTTACTCCAATGAGAACagcttcaaaaaaattgaaatagcaATAATCTAAATTGTACATGTGATATAGAAGAATTTTTGCAGCTCCAAGTTCCAGGTAGGTTTTTCTTAAACTTCAAGGAACataacatttattaataatacactTATGCTTTGATCATGTCTTATACTATCCCATCGATACTGTTATTATAACCATGGTGAAATAGGTTAGATGTAGGGTAGTTACTACATCATGGTAAATAGTGCAATATATTACATTTTAGTTGACATAGGAAAAACGTTACGCAGAACAGATGCTTGCTAGTAAGCCTCACTTACAACTTAACAAAGAATTATATGAACTAGTTTTCAAAACATCATGACGTGATGTCTAGTGCTATATTCTAAATAGTGTATACTCACTATctgatagattttgaaaaaaaaatgtagtgcCCCGTACTATCGATACTTTCTGCCCTTCTCCTTCATAATTTTAGGAGAAAATAGTAATTTGGATTCAGGTTAAATAAAATGGATTATTAACAGtttaaacaatgtttttttaattttcagtatTATACAAAAAGACTAGTCATGTACAAAtccatataaaaaaacatgGACTATTTATAGATCAAAAAATGCTAGCACTATTCTCAATTTTACCATGAAGAACCAGACCATCCCTTATTACCAGACCATCCTGGAGAGCCATATCCTCCTAACGAGCCAGACCATCCGGAGGAACTGGACCATCCAGATGAACCACCATTCCATCCATTATTCACTAAAACCGGTACTGGTTTTTTAACTATAACAGGTGTATGTACGGGAACTGGTACATGTTTAGTGATGTGTACTGGGTAAGGTTGCGGTACTGCTACTTTATATGGCACTGGTACGGGTACTTTAACTGGTACTTTAACAGGTACTGGTACGTGTTTCTCAATCGTTACTGGAATACGTTTCTCAACAGTAACTGGGTAAGGTTTTGGTACGTGGACTGGGTACGGACGATCTACTGGAACCGGTACTGGATGAGGTACTGGAACTGGTACTTTCCTTTCAACAGTAACGGGATAAGGCTGTGGAACTGGAATCCCTACTTGTTTAGTTACAGTAACGTGATTTGAGACAGAAGAGCCCAAATCGATTGCTCCATTAACAATACCAGATCCAATGTTTGTTGAACCTATTCCGGAGCCAATACCAGAGCCAAGTCCAGAACCAAATCCAGAACCGATTCCGGGGCCCAATCCAGAACCGATACCAGAGTCAAGTCCAGAACCAAATCCAGAACCGATTCCGGAGCCTAATCCAGAACCGATACCAGAGCCAAATCCAGAACCGATTCCAGAAGCGAATCCAGAGTTTAATCCCGAACCAAGACCGGAGCCTAAGGAAATACTTCCTCCATTGTTACCATGACCTAAGTTCCATCCTGATCCGGATCCGTAACCTTGTCCTATGCCTCCCGCACCCCAGCCGAGAGATTCTCCAAAGACACCACGTTTTGTGGTCTTCTTTTCTTCAGCTAAAGTGGCGGAGACACTTAAGAACAGAATAATTacctaaaatgaagaagaaaatattcacatttagttaaaatattttctctagaGACATGCTATGGTATTTCAATAGAtatttaagaatatataaaaatagattaggCAGGAGCTACAGTAGACAGAATTATGTTAGTTTATCGTTTTATAAATTAAAGAATCTGAAACTTTGCTTTTCTACGTAGTCAGAAGTTAATCAAACTTATTCATCATGATATGGGAATGTTGAGTCAGTCATATTGACCATCATATGGAAAAAACAGTTGTGTATATAGAGTTTACTTCTAAAGACACATCATTTTTACAATGTTAGCAGCAAAAAACAGATAACACAATGAAAAGTTGGAAGAAAGATacttatttgtttaaatatattgatgaaatcTACATAGAATGTAATATATAGTATTTGTTATATTAACTGCTCTATTAACAATGAATTTTTCGCATTTAAATTCGAGAAAAATGATGCAGAAAGTATTAAtgataaattggaaatttcaacaaatagCGGAGGCAACTTTTTTCTACAATCTGGATTTTTCAAACTTTGTATTCACATTATAGCAAACTATCACACGATTAATAAacgaaattaattaaaatttgaaccACTTACGGTCGTCTTCATCATGCCGTGTATAAAAGGAGAAAAGGTGAGCAGAAGACTGATACAAATTGCATTTCCAAATAGAGTTTTTAtactgaaacattttttatgccCCGAGAGGGGCAGATAAGCAGGTTGTTAGTTAACAAATACACAGAAAGACGGTCTACTTTCTGTATTACGTAACGGACACGGATGAAAAATCTACCGTCAATGTCGTGGTGAAGGTGTAGGTTAcgaagaaattatgaaatttatctCACTGAATAAGTGGACAAGAttaaatcgatatttttggtGTCGTCAAGCAATGATGTTACTGAAATAAGTTACCTTTGTACCTTTGTGTTTTGTAAGATGCTGAAACTaaactttaaaaacattttatagtcaaatttattgattattcataactttattgaatattcaagtATTATATATGGATAATTCTGATGTACGCGGTGTTTTAAGACAAATCACTcttgttaataaatttatattaatttgaaaatatattaaaatttttgaaaatatttcgtattCACATTCTACGTCTCTGTTTTGCACATTTCGTTTGAGGAATATACTTCGTTTAAGTATTCACCAACATTTTTGGTAACAATGTTTGTTAACATACTTTTACCATATGTTGAGTTCCTCAATacacaaaaaggaaaaaaaactaCAGATGTATGACGTTTTTATATCCAGTCTATAAAATAATGACCAAAACCATAGGTGAAAACTTGTTTGTAGATTACCAATGTGGGTTCAAATCTGGAAGATCAGTTACAGTTACAAATCAGGCAAACGCTAAGAATGGGGTATGAATATGATCTGCCAATTTACTAAGTTTTCATAGATCTTTAAAAAGCTCACGATACTGTGAACAGATGATATTTGTACAGCATTactaaaaattttagtattctTAACAAGTTAATGAGCCAAATCAAAATGACAAGAATGCAAAAACGAAGATAAAACCAAACGAAAGAAAATGTCTTTAGACCAAAACAGGATTAAAACAGAGAGATCCAGTATCCCTACGTTAATCAATATAGTATTAGAACTACTGGTATACGCATCTTAAGGAAATTTACAAAGCCTTCATAGAAACGGCAGAGACAGTGAATCTCAACGAAGATCAATCGAAGTTTATGATAATGGCAACACCACAAAGAAAAAAAGCAATAAGTAGTCTCAATAAAACTGAATGAAAAGAAAGTAAtgactttaaaaataaattctcagTTATGTATATCTTGGGATGGTTATCAACGCTAACTAAGACGAAAGAGAGaatttggaagcaaaaatgacgaagaaaaaaatcttcataaagGCGAAGCTACATCTACTTTTGATTGAGTAGTTTTAAGTTCTCGACTTACTTGTCTAGGGCTAATTGTTAAGTGGGAGCTCGATGATCAGAAAATCTCCTGTGATATTTCCTAGTAGCAACTCTACAATTACAATTATAGAGCTCAGTAACAAAAATTAAGTCGGGATATTCTGAGGTCAAAAACTCATGTCTCACCCTGTACATATTTCTTTATTGATATGAAATGTACTGTATTGTAATATGTGTCTTCTGTCGCTAATAACTGTGGTAATTAAAGCGactagaaatgaaaaaaattgaaatttacatagcattaataattttattttgctaATCCGGATTGGAAGTTTTGAATTTCCGAGTTGGTTATTGGCAGCTGAAAAACATAGACTCGAGATCTCTTAGGACCTGCATCAATAAAATTCACCGCACAATACAtacatatttcatttattgtggctgaaattattatttttttctcaatattgaTGCTAGACTATTGAAACGATGGAAATATAGAATATCGTCTTTTTGGTTCAACAAATTATGCCCTTCTGTTTATTTTCCAATTACAAAACGGACAATCACGAAATCATTAATCCTcagttaaatttatatttttggactCATAATACACTTCTAAAGAAggctataaatatttttggttttaatatttcaagtgATTGCAAAAATGATTAACATACATTTAGCAAGATacattaatttgataaatttctatTAGTAAATCCGGgcagatgtattatataaataattaaatatctgtggaaatgttgaaatcttACATTTTAAAGAATTCTTTCAATATTAGAAGTGACGAAATAGCTTTACCGAATATCTCAATCTATGGAGGCACTGTGATGTCCATAgacatataaatttttgtctacTTCCCCCATCGTTACTTTGGATGGAGTTTACTGTTTTTTTAACAGAGGCCTCTTTTGcttgtttctaattttttcatctcAAGTATtcccaaaatataaaattatatcattacTATCACTATCATTACCATATCTGTACAAGTCGCACTTCCCGTGGATTCTCTTGGTTAACAATCTTATTTGGTTAACACCAACTTATTTGCTAATTAAATTGTGAGGCTAAGGTATATATAAAGTCCATCACTACAGGTTTAGGAaggtttattgttattttttgatgtCACATTTAGCACTTCAAAGCACATTTTAGGTGAATTCTTTCCACCAGTTAAGCTTCTACAGGTATACTCCAATGCTGTGGCGAAAAACTTTAACAAGATTATACTCTTTGGTTTTCTGTATTTCAGCAAAAACTTTGGTTGTTTTTAGTAATAGGTCAAGAGTTTTTAATGCAACTTTCACCTAATATATTCTGTATTTGATATTATCTCTTTCTTCATCATTTACCTATACAAGATAGTTACCGCTTAATATTAGtagagtatatatatatatatatatatatatatatatatatatatatatatatatatatatatatatatatatagagtatATCTTCTAAGATTTTAACTTAGTTTTTTCCTTCTTCGGGTCTTCCTCATTGTTTAGGTATGCATTTTATATACACCAATGGTGAATTGTCTTTGTACGGCGGTAGATTTCTAGAAATTGCTCTACATCATGTATTCGATTCGATCaaccaatattatttataaagttatcTCTCAATTTCCATGAATATTGTCCatatcatatacactgcgatcCAAAAGATCTATTGTGACCCCCTTTCTAGCTGCGATATTGGGGAGACCAGCATTTACGGTTAATACTGTTACtcccttttttttttctctaaagtCCAGAAGATGGATGGCTGTAGCAGCCAGATATGTAAATCTTCTATTTGATACGCTTCCAGTTATAGTGTGAgggtggatagaggtttcgtcctctgtgcaacaaaatctgcacgccgcataaTCTGCTAATCTGCTGTCTAACGTCTTCGGGTGTCTATTGAGGTCTCCTGTTAGTACTCGTAGATTACTCTGACTTAGGTACATTCAGCAGATTTTCTTTGGTTATAGTTTCTGAGGAGAGTCTCAGACCCTGTAAGTTATCCAGGTAATTGGTTTTGCTTCTGTCCACCTTCTTTTCTAATTCTCTTTCTACTGTTCTATAACTGATACTACTGAAGGGCTAAGATTCCATGAAGGGATTTTCCCTCTGCTTTAGCGAGTGATAAGCTGTTTCATTTCCATTCACTCCAGTATGTTctggaatccattgtagggtaactTAATTTTTCTTGCCCAACTCGTTCAATTTTTCTCTACAATCTCAAAAGAGTTTTGGATTTAACGATATTGGAGTTCTAATGGCTGCCTGGCTATCGGACAAGATGATGATATCCTGTTTACGATAGTTACTCTCTAGATTTAACtagacaaatttttcaattgcataaatttctgctcGAAA
The window above is part of the Diorhabda sublineata isolate icDioSubl1.1 chromosome 3, icDioSubl1.1, whole genome shotgun sequence genome. Proteins encoded here:
- the LOC130441686 gene encoding uncharacterized protein LOC130441686 → MKTTVIILFLSVSATLAEEKKTTKRGVFGESLGWGAGGIGQGYGSGSGWNLGHGNNGGSISLGSGLGSGLNSGFASGIGSGFGSGIGSGLGSGIGSGFGSGLDSGIGSGLGPGIGSGFGSGLGSGIGSGIGSTNIGSGIVNGAIDLGSSVSNHVTVTKQVGIPVPQPYPVTVERKVPVPVPHPVPVPVDRPYPVHVPKPYPVTVEKRIPVTIEKHVPVPVKVPVKVPVPVPYKVAVPQPYPVHITKHVPVPVHTPVIVKKPVPVLVNNGWNGGSSGWSSSSGWSGSLGGYGSPGWSGNKGWSGSSW